The following coding sequences are from one Symbiobacterium terraclitae window:
- the pdaB gene encoding polysaccharide deacetylase family sporulation protein PdaB, with protein sequence MHWIWNRLAPRRAGTALLTAALLLLAAAAPAQARVVERNDAAPVSASLQPNLRPIYSAKTDEKVIALTFDISWGNKMAPKVLEVLRAEKVPATFFLSGPWAKNHVELVKQIQADGHQIESHGQAHVDLNTLGREGARQNIAAAHAILKEITGRDPTYIRPPNGAFNEASVQAAKDLGYATVIWSVDSLDWKNPGVDRIINRTVKLTHPGAIILMHASDSCKQTDQALPAIIKSLREQGYRFVLLDELIRTHGVDMNGHIRVLR encoded by the coding sequence ATGCACTGGATCTGGAACCGGTTGGCGCCGCGCCGGGCAGGCACCGCGCTGTTGACCGCCGCCCTGCTGCTGCTCGCGGCGGCAGCTCCGGCGCAGGCCCGGGTGGTCGAGCGCAACGACGCCGCGCCGGTGAGCGCGTCGCTCCAGCCGAACCTGCGCCCCATCTACTCGGCGAAGACCGACGAGAAGGTCATCGCGCTCACCTTCGACATCTCCTGGGGCAACAAGATGGCCCCCAAGGTGCTGGAAGTGCTGCGCGCCGAGAAGGTGCCCGCCACCTTCTTCCTCTCCGGCCCCTGGGCGAAGAACCATGTGGAGCTCGTGAAGCAGATCCAGGCCGACGGGCACCAGATCGAGTCGCACGGGCAGGCGCACGTCGACCTGAACACGCTGGGCCGGGAGGGGGCGCGGCAGAACATCGCCGCCGCGCACGCCATCCTGAAGGAGATCACCGGGCGCGACCCCACGTACATCCGGCCGCCCAACGGCGCGTTCAACGAGGCCTCGGTGCAGGCCGCCAAGGACCTGGGCTACGCCACGGTCATCTGGTCGGTGGACTCCCTGGACTGGAAGAACCCGGGGGTCGACCGCATCATCAACCGCACGGTGAAGCTCACCCACCCCGGGGCGATCATCCTCATGCACGCCAGCGACTCCTGCAAGCAGACCGACCAGGCGCTGCCCGCGATCATCAAGTCGCTCCGGGAACAGGGCTACCGGTTCGTGCTGCTGGACGAGCTGATCCGCACCCACGGCGTGGATATGAACGGCCACATCCGGGTACTCCGCTGA
- a CDS encoding thiamine pyrophosphate-binding protein, which translates to MSFDHAGKLVARALRNEGVEVVFTLCGGHVMSIYDGCLDEGIRVVDVRHEQTAAFAADAWARLTGRPGVAIVTAGPGVTNAVTGIANAHRAQSPLVVIGGQGPHNLAGKGALQEMDLLSVIRPITKWQVSVTDPARIPEQIAMAFRKAMAGVPGPVYLEMPLDLLFAPWAQGDVRLPAPYPGRPSMPGDEERVAAAAALLRQADRPVVLIGSQVRWSPNWEVARTFAERVGAPVYVSGMARGLLEPRWMRSRKAALAEADVALVFGTPLDFRLNYGGAPVWNDACKLIQVDLDPSEPGRNRDADVAIPGDSAAVMAQLLALGDLGADRPERRQWLERLQAEEEKRLARMQPGLTSAASPVDPLRLCAEIDRALPDGALVIGDGGDFVATAANVLRVRRYPAGWMDPGPLGTLGVGMGFAMAARLAHPDAPVLLLLGDGTAGLNLMEVEAAVRQNLPFVVVIGNDAGWTQIRRGQVEMFGADRAPATALAYARYDEVAVALGARGEWIERPEDVGPALERAFASGRVTVINVKMGASDFRAGAISV; encoded by the coding sequence ATGAGCTTCGATCATGCGGGCAAGTTGGTTGCGCGTGCGCTGCGCAACGAGGGGGTAGAGGTGGTCTTCACCCTGTGCGGGGGCCACGTGATGTCGATCTACGACGGCTGCCTGGACGAGGGGATCCGCGTCGTGGACGTGCGGCACGAGCAGACGGCGGCCTTCGCCGCCGACGCGTGGGCCCGCCTGACGGGACGCCCCGGCGTGGCGATCGTCACCGCGGGGCCCGGGGTGACCAACGCGGTGACCGGCATCGCCAACGCGCACCGGGCGCAGTCGCCCCTGGTGGTGATCGGCGGCCAGGGCCCTCACAACCTGGCGGGCAAGGGCGCGCTGCAGGAGATGGACCTGCTCTCGGTGATCCGGCCGATCACCAAGTGGCAGGTGTCGGTCACCGACCCGGCGCGGATCCCGGAGCAGATCGCCATGGCCTTCCGCAAGGCGATGGCCGGCGTGCCCGGGCCGGTCTACCTGGAGATGCCCCTGGACCTGCTCTTCGCCCCCTGGGCGCAGGGGGACGTGCGCCTGCCCGCGCCTTACCCCGGGCGGCCGTCCATGCCCGGCGACGAGGAGCGGGTGGCGGCGGCCGCGGCGCTGCTCCGGCAGGCCGACCGGCCGGTGGTGCTCATCGGGAGCCAGGTGCGCTGGTCGCCCAACTGGGAGGTGGCGCGCACCTTTGCCGAGCGGGTAGGCGCCCCGGTCTACGTCTCCGGCATGGCCCGCGGGCTGCTGGAGCCCCGCTGGATGCGCTCCCGCAAGGCGGCGCTGGCCGAGGCCGACGTGGCGCTGGTCTTCGGCACGCCCCTGGACTTCCGCCTGAACTACGGCGGCGCACCGGTCTGGAACGACGCCTGCAAGCTGATCCAGGTGGACCTGGACCCGTCCGAGCCGGGCCGCAACCGGGACGCCGACGTGGCGATCCCCGGCGACAGCGCCGCCGTCATGGCGCAGCTGCTGGCCCTGGGCGACCTGGGGGCCGACCGGCCGGAGCGCCGGCAGTGGCTGGAGCGGCTGCAGGCGGAGGAGGAGAAGCGCCTGGCCCGCATGCAGCCGGGCCTCACCAGCGCCGCCAGCCCCGTGGACCCGCTCAGGCTCTGCGCCGAGATCGACCGGGCGCTGCCAGACGGCGCGCTCGTGATCGGCGACGGCGGCGACTTCGTGGCCACCGCCGCCAACGTGCTGCGCGTGCGCCGCTACCCGGCGGGCTGGATGGACCCGGGGCCGCTGGGCACCCTGGGCGTTGGCATGGGCTTCGCCATGGCCGCCCGCCTTGCCCACCCGGACGCGCCGGTCCTGCTGCTGCTGGGCGACGGCACGGCCGGGCTGAACCTGATGGAGGTGGAGGCGGCGGTGCGGCAGAACCTGCCCTTCGTGGTCGTGATCGGCAACGACGCGGGCTGGACCCAGATCCGGCGGGGACAGGTGGAGATGTTCGGCGCCGACCGCGCCCCGGCGACCGCCCTGGCGTACGCCCGGTACGACGAGGTTGCCGTCGCACTGGGCGCCCGCGGCGAGTGGATCGAGCGGCCCGAGGACGTGGGTCCCGCACTGGAGCGGGCCTTCGCCAGCGGGAGGGTGACGGTGATCAACGTGAAGATGGGCGCCAGCGACTTCCGGGCCGGCGCGATCAGTGTGTAG
- a CDS encoding glucosaminidase domain-containing protein, producing the protein MNTIDWAVSVKPDLVRLQRERGIPALFAAAQMCHESYNTQTGGLTELASKCHNYAGMKWAPWQAEFGAYPVVYGTWEHIDGSDQRVSAAFAAFPSWEHWLRAYASLLTADRYRSALQFAADPLLYGLQVWQYGWATDPNYAVKLGLWMAQLWSHYADTLQGAPAARTPVPIRDAGGRLLTTGWLDGDRTAAYLRELAEAMGQVVDWQASEPAAIVRYPGRL; encoded by the coding sequence GTGAACACCATCGACTGGGCCGTCAGCGTAAAGCCTGACCTGGTGCGGCTCCAGCGGGAGCGGGGCATCCCAGCCCTGTTCGCGGCCGCGCAGATGTGCCACGAGAGCTACAACACCCAGACGGGAGGCCTCACGGAACTCGCTTCCAAGTGCCACAACTACGCGGGGATGAAGTGGGCGCCGTGGCAGGCGGAGTTCGGCGCCTATCCGGTGGTCTACGGCACCTGGGAGCACATCGACGGAAGCGACCAGCGCGTGAGCGCCGCCTTCGCCGCGTTCCCCTCCTGGGAGCACTGGCTCCGCGCCTACGCCTCCCTGCTCACGGCCGACCGCTACCGGAGCGCGCTGCAGTTCGCAGCCGACCCGCTGCTGTATGGCCTGCAGGTCTGGCAGTACGGCTGGGCCACGGATCCCAACTACGCCGTCAAACTCGGCCTCTGGATGGCGCAGCTCTGGTCCCACTACGCCGACACCCTCCAGGGGGCGCCGGCCGCGCGCACGCCGGTGCCGATCCGGGACGCCGGCGGCCGCCTGCTGACCACCGGCTGGCTGGACGGCGACCGGACCGCGGCGTACCTGCGGGAACTGGCCGAGGCGATGGGGCAGGTCGTGGACTGGCAGGCGTCGGAGCCGGCCGCTATTGTGCGGTACCCGGGGCGGCTGTAG
- a CDS encoding arylesterase, with amino-acid sequence MRRSWPAVLLAALVLALTLPSLRRPAPELQQLTALTGPGAEQAADHASYLAVERAAGQASAVRTPDPGVDRTGWPVIVAFGDSLTAGHGVEPDRNYPSQLQALLDELGYRYRVVNAGVSGEMTAGGLSRVGTVLEHGPEIVILELGANDGMQAVPPDEVRANLAAIVEQLQAAGATVVLAGMRAPPNYGSEYEAAFARIYPDLAEAYGLPLIPFFLEGVAGSPYLNQRDGIHPTAEGYAIVVINVLETLEPLLRR; translated from the coding sequence GTGCGCCGCAGCTGGCCCGCCGTCCTGCTCGCCGCCCTCGTTCTGGCCCTGACCCTGCCGTCCCTCCGCCGACCCGCACCCGAGCTGCAGCAACTCACCGCCCTCACGGGGCCGGGTGCCGAACAGGCTGCTGATCACGCCAGCTATCTGGCCGTCGAACGGGCCGCAGGCCAGGCCTCGGCCGTCCGCACGCCCGACCCCGGCGTCGACCGGACCGGCTGGCCGGTGATCGTCGCCTTCGGCGACAGCCTGACGGCGGGCCACGGCGTTGAGCCCGACCGCAACTACCCGAGCCAGCTGCAGGCGCTGCTGGACGAGCTGGGCTACCGCTACAGGGTGGTGAACGCCGGCGTCTCCGGCGAGATGACCGCCGGCGGCCTGAGCCGGGTGGGGACGGTGCTGGAGCACGGGCCGGAGATCGTCATCCTCGAGCTGGGGGCCAACGACGGCATGCAGGCCGTCCCGCCGGACGAGGTGCGGGCTAACCTGGCCGCCATCGTCGAGCAGCTGCAGGCTGCGGGGGCCACGGTGGTGCTGGCCGGCATGCGGGCGCCGCCCAACTACGGCAGCGAGTACGAGGCCGCCTTCGCCCGGATCTACCCCGACCTGGCCGAGGCGTACGGCCTGCCGCTGATCCCCTTCTTCCTGGAGGGGGTGGCGGGCTCGCCGTACCTGAACCAGCGGGACGGCATCCACCCCACCGCGGAAGGATACGCGATCGTCGTCATCAACGTCCTGGAGACCCTGGAGCCGCTGCTCCGCCGGTAG
- a CDS encoding sensor histidine kinase, translated as MRWPEVPVENKTQIAWGVLVVIYLLAAQRPELLRPPVVAVFALSAAAAFLELWLRTRGWPYLLWYDCVVWSVLLTAMVVVTGGRGSEVWPAYILMSLTAPVVLRRVAPYILLGVNVTAYGLIYLFLNPFGAPLDWGLLFLRIGTIFLVAFVVDRSTARERQSNERAVALARSRVNELVQARDAERRRIASDIHDWLGTGIIAPLRRLEIAARQPDLDKCRQQVEDASEMLRRAHAELRRLMENLHPHLLEQMGLSDGLRAYLADWGEEHGVEVAFALEPGPEPPPEVAVALFRIQQEALNNCAKHADASRVEVRLALGPDRVRLTLADDGRGFSGRPGRGLTGMQERAAAFGGTVSVQSAPGRGTTVVAELPVPTGGAAAPGSPGR; from the coding sequence ATGCGCTGGCCCGAGGTTCCCGTGGAGAACAAGACGCAGATCGCCTGGGGCGTCCTGGTCGTCATCTACCTCCTGGCGGCGCAGCGGCCGGAACTGCTGAGGCCGCCGGTGGTGGCCGTCTTCGCGCTCTCCGCGGCCGCGGCCTTCCTGGAGCTCTGGCTGCGCACCCGGGGCTGGCCCTACCTGCTGTGGTACGACTGCGTCGTCTGGTCGGTGCTCCTCACCGCCATGGTCGTGGTCACCGGCGGGCGGGGCTCGGAGGTCTGGCCCGCCTACATCCTCATGTCGCTCACGGCCCCCGTGGTGCTGCGGCGGGTCGCGCCGTACATCCTGCTGGGCGTGAACGTGACGGCCTACGGGCTGATCTACCTCTTCCTCAACCCCTTCGGCGCGCCGCTGGACTGGGGCCTCCTCTTCCTGCGCATCGGCACGATCTTCCTCGTGGCCTTCGTGGTGGACCGCTCCACGGCCCGGGAGCGGCAGTCCAACGAGCGCGCGGTGGCGCTCGCCCGCAGCCGGGTCAACGAGCTGGTGCAGGCGCGCGACGCCGAGCGGCGGCGGATCGCCAGCGACATCCACGACTGGCTGGGCACGGGCATCATCGCCCCGCTGCGGCGGCTGGAGATCGCCGCCCGCCAGCCCGACCTCGACAAGTGCCGGCAGCAGGTGGAGGACGCCTCGGAGATGCTGCGCCGGGCCCACGCCGAGCTGCGCCGGCTGATGGAGAACCTGCACCCGCACCTGCTGGAGCAGATGGGCCTGTCCGATGGGCTGCGGGCTTACCTCGCCGACTGGGGCGAGGAGCACGGGGTCGAGGTCGCCTTCGCCCTGGAGCCGGGGCCGGAGCCGCCGCCGGAGGTGGCGGTGGCGCTCTTCCGCATCCAGCAGGAGGCGCTCAACAACTGCGCGAAGCACGCCGACGCCAGCCGCGTCGAGGTGCGGCTGGCGCTGGGTCCCGACCGGGTCCGGCTCACGCTCGCGGACGACGGGCGCGGCTTCTCCGGCCGTCCCGGCCGGGGGCTGACGGGCATGCAGGAGCGGGCGGCGGCGTTCGGCGGCACGGTGTCGGTGCAGTCGGCGCCCGGCAGGGGGACGACCGTCGTGGCCGAGCTGCCCGTGCCTACCGGCGGAGCAGCGGCTCCAGGGTCTCCAGGACGTTGA
- a CDS encoding response regulator transcription factor, whose translation MELRIMLVEDQTVVREGLRQLMESDPELKVVGEAATVAEAVAQAGRLRPDVILLDLKLPDGSGLDAARQILKGSDPPAIIVLSTYGDAALVKSALALGASGYIPKTASFAEIASAVRTAAQGGVVIHPSLAGKLAGRGDEELREEEIAMLRLLAEGASYAEIGLRLYLSERTVRRHMNLLFEKMGVQNRTQAVAEAMRRGVLN comes from the coding sequence GTGGAGCTGCGGATCATGCTGGTGGAGGATCAGACCGTGGTGCGCGAGGGGCTCAGGCAGCTCATGGAGAGCGACCCGGAGCTCAAGGTGGTGGGCGAGGCGGCCACGGTGGCCGAAGCGGTGGCCCAGGCGGGCCGGCTGCGGCCGGACGTCATCCTGCTGGACCTGAAGCTTCCGGACGGCAGCGGGCTGGACGCCGCCCGCCAAATCCTGAAGGGCAGCGACCCCCCCGCCATTATCGTGCTCTCCACCTACGGCGACGCGGCGCTGGTCAAGTCGGCGCTGGCGCTTGGGGCCAGCGGCTACATCCCCAAGACGGCCTCGTTCGCCGAGATCGCCTCAGCCGTGCGCACCGCGGCGCAGGGCGGCGTGGTGATCCACCCCTCGCTGGCCGGGAAGCTTGCGGGCCGGGGCGACGAGGAGCTGCGGGAGGAGGAGATCGCCATGCTCAGGCTGCTGGCCGAAGGGGCATCCTATGCGGAGATCGGCCTCCGGCTGTATCTGAGCGAGCGCACCGTGCGCCGGCACATGAACCTCCTCTTCGAGAAGATGGGGGTGCAGAACCGGACGCAGGCGGTGGCCGAGGCGATGCGCCGGGGGGTACTGAACTAG
- the uvsE gene encoding UV DNA damage repair endonuclease UvsE — translation MVLRLGYVGINLTLQGAKGGPRLRSITAKRLEPMSPRERRPLLYQVARSNLKTLEAVIRWNREQGIHLFRITSDLVPLATHPVAAEWDWEADLAAEFAAVARLARETGIRLTLHPGQFVVLNAPDEELVAKSMQDLSYHARILELLELGPESGLVLHIGGGYGDRAAAARRFVENFARLERRIAERLWVEDDDVTWDTAEVLAIAREIRRPMVFDLHHHRVLREDDWLPWLEQILPTWGDLRPKLHFSSPRDGPRSRHHAAYIDPDDFRAFAGRVPDLDADVMLECKMKDKALLALREAVPGLG, via the coding sequence TTGGTCCTCCGTCTGGGCTACGTCGGCATCAACCTGACGCTCCAGGGCGCGAAGGGCGGCCCGCGGCTGCGGTCCATCACGGCGAAGCGGCTGGAGCCGATGTCGCCCCGGGAGCGGCGACCCCTGCTCTACCAGGTGGCCCGCAGCAACCTGAAGACGCTGGAGGCGGTGATCCGCTGGAACCGGGAGCAGGGGATCCACCTCTTCCGCATCACCTCGGACCTGGTCCCGCTGGCCACGCACCCCGTGGCGGCGGAGTGGGACTGGGAGGCCGACCTGGCGGCGGAGTTCGCGGCCGTGGCCCGGCTGGCCAGGGAGACCGGGATCCGCCTGACGCTGCACCCGGGCCAGTTCGTGGTCCTCAACGCGCCCGACGAGGAGCTGGTGGCCAAGTCGATGCAGGACCTCAGCTACCACGCCCGCATCCTGGAACTCCTGGAGCTGGGCCCGGAATCGGGGCTGGTGCTGCACATCGGCGGCGGCTACGGCGACAGGGCCGCCGCCGCCCGGCGCTTTGTGGAGAACTTCGCACGCCTGGAGCGGCGCATCGCCGAGCGCCTCTGGGTGGAAGACGACGACGTGACGTGGGACACCGCGGAGGTGCTGGCCATCGCCCGGGAAATTCGGCGCCCGATGGTCTTTGACCTGCACCACCACCGGGTGCTGCGGGAGGACGACTGGCTGCCCTGGCTGGAGCAGATCCTGCCCACCTGGGGCGACCTGCGGCCGAAGCTGCACTTCTCGTCGCCTCGGGACGGCCCCCGCTCCCGCCACCACGCCGCCTACATCGACCCGGACGACTTCCGGGCGTTCGCCGGGCGGGTGCCCGATCTGGATGCCGATGTGATGCTGGAGTGCAAGATGAAGGACAAGGCGCTCCTGGCCCTCAGGGAGGCGGTGCCGGGGCTGGGGTAG
- a CDS encoding AMP-binding protein, which yields MSDYVWEPDARWLTESRIARFIAACGVADLEELQARAASDPAWFWEQAVKDIGIEWYDPPRQILDVTAGVPWATWFRGARMNLAHEAVDKHLRTRPHQLAVVYEGEEGAVRTWSYRQLWAESNRLAGGLRALGIGRGDRVGIMVPLIPEAVAAMMALARLGAIFTPIFSGFAPGAAASRLADCEARLLITADGFYRRGRLVNLKAVADQAVAQAPSVQQVVVVRRAGAPVDWTAGRDVWYDDVVAGQPARFETERLDPEDPCMIIYTSGTTGRPKGAVHVHGGFPVKAAQDMAHCFDVGPGDLVMWFTDLGWMMGPWLIYGALFLGATVYLYDGAPDHPGPDRLWEMIDRHGITHLGLSPTVIRALAPHGAEWVARHDLSSLRVLGGTGEPWNPEPYRWFVEHVGGGRCPMINYSGGTEISGGILGCVPIRPLKACSFNTVVPGMAAALLDEHGQPVAPGQVGELALTAPWAGMTRGFWRDPQRYMETYWNRFPGVWVHGDFASRDEDGFWYIHGRSDDTIKVAGKRVGPAEYESALVSHPQVQEAAAVGVPHPVKGESAVCFAVLRPGAAPSDALAAELRELLAREMGRPLLPEAILFVAALPKTRNAKIMRRVIRAAYLGGDPGDLSALENPEAVEEIRRVSGQAREG from the coding sequence ATGTCGGACTACGTGTGGGAGCCCGACGCGCGGTGGCTGACGGAGTCCCGGATCGCCCGTTTCATCGCGGCCTGCGGCGTCGCGGACCTGGAGGAGCTGCAGGCGCGGGCGGCCTCTGACCCGGCCTGGTTCTGGGAGCAGGCGGTGAAGGACATCGGCATCGAATGGTACGACCCGCCGCGGCAGATTCTGGACGTGACGGCGGGCGTGCCCTGGGCCACCTGGTTCCGCGGGGCGCGCATGAACCTGGCCCACGAGGCGGTCGACAAGCACCTCCGCACCCGGCCGCACCAGCTGGCCGTGGTGTACGAGGGGGAGGAGGGCGCGGTGCGCACCTGGAGCTACCGGCAGCTCTGGGCGGAGTCGAACCGGCTGGCGGGCGGCCTGCGGGCGCTGGGGATCGGCCGGGGCGACCGGGTGGGCATCATGGTGCCGCTCATCCCCGAGGCGGTGGCCGCCATGATGGCGCTGGCCCGCCTGGGGGCCATCTTCACGCCGATCTTCTCGGGCTTCGCCCCGGGCGCCGCCGCCAGCCGGCTCGCCGACTGCGAGGCCAGGCTGCTGATCACCGCCGACGGCTTCTACCGCCGGGGGCGGCTGGTCAACCTGAAGGCCGTGGCCGACCAGGCGGTCGCGCAGGCGCCCTCCGTGCAGCAGGTGGTGGTGGTCCGGCGCGCCGGCGCCCCCGTGGATTGGACGGCCGGGCGCGACGTCTGGTACGACGACGTGGTGGCCGGCCAGCCGGCCCGTTTCGAGACGGAGCGGCTGGACCCGGAGGACCCGTGCATGATCATCTACACCTCCGGCACCACCGGCCGGCCCAAGGGGGCCGTGCACGTGCACGGCGGCTTCCCGGTGAAGGCTGCGCAGGACATGGCCCACTGCTTCGACGTGGGCCCGGGCGACCTGGTGATGTGGTTCACCGACCTGGGCTGGATGATGGGCCCGTGGCTGATCTACGGCGCCCTCTTCCTCGGGGCCACGGTCTACCTCTACGACGGCGCCCCCGATCACCCCGGCCCCGACCGGCTGTGGGAGATGATCGACCGGCACGGCATCACCCACCTGGGGCTCTCGCCGACGGTGATCCGCGCGCTGGCGCCCCACGGCGCCGAGTGGGTGGCGCGCCACGACCTCTCGAGCCTGCGGGTGCTGGGCGGCACCGGCGAGCCCTGGAACCCGGAGCCCTACCGCTGGTTCGTCGAGCACGTGGGCGGCGGCCGCTGCCCGATGATCAACTACTCCGGCGGCACCGAGATCTCCGGCGGCATCCTGGGCTGCGTGCCCATCCGCCCCCTGAAGGCGTGCTCCTTCAATACCGTGGTCCCGGGAATGGCGGCGGCCCTGCTGGACGAGCACGGGCAGCCGGTCGCCCCGGGGCAGGTGGGCGAGCTCGCCCTGACCGCGCCGTGGGCCGGCATGACCCGGGGCTTCTGGCGCGACCCGCAGCGCTACATGGAGACCTACTGGAACCGGTTCCCCGGCGTGTGGGTGCACGGCGACTTCGCCTCGAGGGACGAGGACGGCTTCTGGTACATCCACGGCCGGTCGGACGACACGATCAAGGTGGCAGGCAAGCGCGTGGGCCCCGCCGAGTACGAGTCCGCGCTGGTGAGCCATCCGCAGGTGCAGGAGGCGGCCGCCGTCGGCGTTCCCCACCCGGTGAAGGGGGAGTCTGCGGTCTGCTTCGCGGTCCTCCGTCCGGGCGCGGCGCCCAGCGACGCCCTGGCCGCCGAGCTCAGGGAGCTCCTGGCCCGGGAGATGGGCCGGCCGCTGCTGCCCGAGGCGATCCTGTTCGTGGCGGCGCTGCCCAAGACCCGCAATGCCAAGATCATGCGCCGGGTGATCCGGGCGGCCTACCTGGGCGGCGACCCGGGCGACCTCTCGGCGCTGGAGAACCCGGAGGCCGTGGAGGAGATCCGGCGGGTGAGCGGACAGGCGCGGGAGGGATAA
- a CDS encoding Ada metal-binding domain-containing protein, translating into MAGLAPGELQWDEGLYQAVLRADASADGRFFFAVRTTGVFCYPSCSCRKPRRENVRFFASAGAAVAAGFRPCKRCRPDLGGGVRGYEAALVQRALALALRHGPSGMARELSVSLPHLNRLFRRHLGGSVRQCVLRLRAERAAALLDAGASPLEAADACGFRSLSAFYAAFRRVHGMAPGEYRRRHHKEGARDAVHVL; encoded by the coding sequence ATGGCCGGTCTGGCACCGGGCGAACTGCAGTGGGACGAGGGCCTCTACCAGGCGGTGCTCCGCGCCGACGCGTCGGCGGACGGCCGGTTCTTCTTCGCCGTCCGGACCACCGGCGTCTTCTGCTACCCCTCCTGCTCCTGCCGGAAGCCCCGTCGGGAGAACGTGCGCTTCTTCGCCAGCGCAGGGGCGGCGGTTGCGGCGGGCTTCCGCCCCTGCAAGCGGTGCCGGCCTGACCTGGGAGGCGGCGTGCGGGGCTACGAGGCGGCGCTGGTGCAGAGGGCCCTGGCGCTGGCGCTGCGCCACGGCCCGTCCGGGATGGCCCGGGAGCTCTCGGTGAGCCTGCCCCACCTGAACCGGCTGTTCCGCCGGCACCTGGGCGGGAGCGTGCGGCAGTGCGTGCTGCGGCTCCGGGCGGAGCGCGCGGCGGCGCTGCTCGACGCCGGGGCCTCGCCCCTGGAGGCCGCCGACGCCTGCGGTTTCCGCAGCCTGAGCGCGTTCTACGCCGCGTTCCGCCGCGTCCACGGCATGGCCCCGGGCGAGTACCGGCGCCGGCATCACAAGGAGGGTGCGAGGGATGCAGTACACGTGTTGTAG
- a CDS encoding methylated-DNA--[protein]-cysteine S-methyltransferase, producing MQYTCCSTSFGPVYVAWTERGIACVSGEEQTDEAFRARCRAYTGQVPVRDDGRQAELQAVLQGWLDGVPYEGPIDLAALSPFARDVLAACRAIPRGRVRTYADLAAAIGRPKAVRAVGGALRRNPVPLLIPCHRVVRSDGTIGQFNMGGPEVKRRLLEMEGAL from the coding sequence ATGCAGTACACGTGTTGTAGCACCAGCTTCGGCCCCGTCTACGTGGCCTGGACGGAGCGGGGCATCGCCTGCGTCTCGGGCGAGGAGCAGACCGACGAGGCCTTCCGCGCCCGGTGCCGGGCCTACACCGGCCAGGTGCCCGTGCGCGACGACGGCCGGCAGGCGGAGCTGCAGGCGGTGCTGCAGGGGTGGCTGGACGGCGTGCCCTACGAGGGGCCTATCGACCTCGCCGCGCTCAGCCCGTTCGCCAGGGATGTGCTGGCTGCCTGCCGGGCGATTCCCCGGGGCCGGGTGCGCACCTACGCCGACCTGGCCGCTGCCATCGGCCGGCCCAAGGCCGTGCGGGCGGTGGGCGGCGCCCTGCGCCGGAACCCCGTGCCCCTCCTGATCCCGTGCCACCGGGTGGTGCGCAGTGACGGGACGATCGGCCAGTTCAACATGGGCGGGCCCGAGGTGAAGCGCCGCCTGCTGGAAATGGAGGGCGCACTGTAG